In Sorghum bicolor cultivar BTx623 chromosome 10, Sorghum_bicolor_NCBIv3, whole genome shotgun sequence, one genomic interval encodes:
- the LOC8065762 gene encoding 3-ketoacyl-CoA synthase 5, with amino-acid sequence MNSLLSLKRLKYVFQLVVNNFVVTVAVLFAAILLRKGAQLGLAEILIWLHAVTHAHLLLLTFLLSIGLGILVYFMYTSHHVYLVDYACFRHTANCRVSMASFIEHLHHMPSLNDNSIQFMTRMIEHSGIGDQSYLPYGSHYIPPFHTLSDARSEAEQVIFSSIDDLFAKTCINANTIDIVVTNCSAFCPVPSLADMIVNKYKLRGDVRNIHISGMGCSAGLISVEVAKNLLRAAPRNAHALVVSTEVISLFFYSGRSRAMLLPNVLFRIGGAAMLLSTSRSMSRFKLMHTVRTTTAAQDKSYQCAFQEEDDTGEIGVNLSKDLVTVAGDTLQANISAIGSLVLPFSEQLLFVLSVIARKLLKKRIKLYVPDFRMAFQHFCIHAGGRAVIDAVQRSLCLSDEDVEPSRMALHRFGNTSSSSVWYELAYIDAKNRIRKGDRIWMIGFGSGFKCNSVVWKCIKSASNLDGPWADCIHRYPTK; translated from the coding sequence ATGAACTCACTACTCAGTCTCAAGCGCCTAAAATACGTCTTCCAACTCGTCGTGAACAATTTTGTTGTCACTGTTGCTGTGCTATTTGCAGCCATCCTATTGCGGAAAGGCGCACAGCTGGGCCTTGCCGAGATTCTCATATGGTTACATGCAGTCACGCATGCCCATCTGCTTCTGCTCACATTCCTCCTTTCAATTGGTTTAGGCATCCTCGTCTATTTCATGTACACCTCTCACCATGTATACCTTGTCGACTATGCTTGCTTCCGTCATACAGCTAATTGTCGTGTCTCAATGGCCTCTTTTATCgaacaccttcatcacatgccaTCCCTCAATGATAACAGCATTCAGTTCATGACGCGCATGATTGAGCACTCAGGCATTGGTGATCAGAGCTACCTTCCCTATGGTTCCCACTACATTCCACCATTCCACACTTTGAGTGATGCCCGTAGCGAGGCAGAGCAGGTCATTTTTTCATCCATTGATGACTTATTTGCTAAGACATGCATCAATGCCAATACAATTGACATAGTCGTCACAAACTGTAGTGCTTTCTGTCCAGTGCCATCCTTGGCTGACATGATTGTAAACAAGTACAAGCTACGAGGTGACGTTCGTAACATCCACATCTCTGGGATGGGGTGCAGCGCAGGGTTGATCTCGGTGGAAGTTGCAAAAAATCTCTTGCGGGCTGCTCCCCGGAATGCACATGCGCTGGTGGTTTCCACGGAGGTCATCTCCCTCTTCTTCTACTCAGGGAGGAGCCGTGCAATGCTACTGCCAAATGTTCTATTCCGGATCGGTGGGGCTGCAATGCTACTGTCGACATCTCGGTCTATGTCACGGTTCAAGCTCATGCACACTGTACGCACAACCACTGCTGCCCAAGATAAATCTTATCAGTGTGCATTCCAAGAGGAGGATGACACAGGTGAAATAGGAGTGAACTTGTCCAAAGACCTTGTAACCGTTGCTGGCGACACGCTGCAGGCCAACATCTCGGCAATAGGATCCCTTGTGCTCCCATTCTCAGAGCAGCTGCTATTTGTGCTATCTGTAATTGCAAGAAAGTTGCTGAAGAAAAGGATAAAGCTTTATGTACCTGATTTCCGGATGGCCTTCCAGCACTTCTGCATCCACGCCGGCGGGCGGGCGGTAATTGATGCTGTCCAGCGTAGCCTTTGTCTATCAGACGAGGACGTTGAGCCATCACGTATGGCGCTGCACCGTTTTGGAAACACATCGAGCAGCTCCGTCTGGTATGAGCTTGCATACATCGATGCTAAGAATCGGATAAGGAAGGGCGATCGGATATGGATGATTGGATTTGGATCAGGATTCAAGTGCAATAGTGTAGTTTGGAAGTGCATCAAGTCTGCCAGCAACCTCGATGGTCCATGGGCTGATTGCATTCACCGGTACCCTACAAAGTAG